A region from the Rhodamnia argentea isolate NSW1041297 chromosome 7, ASM2092103v1, whole genome shotgun sequence genome encodes:
- the LOC115743412 gene encoding LOW QUALITY PROTEIN: probable fructokinase-7 (The sequence of the model RefSeq protein was modified relative to this genomic sequence to represent the inferred CDS: substituted 1 base at 1 genomic stop codon): protein MKREVRTWQEHLARINETSRFAALCFDNTAVSIHLIHRQTWNDPSTSEPPISSHPILFFLLQHLRDRLRNRLLRSRNLQPCPCLCDIXEMATGPSSNLFLCCTEFMDFFTGNDAKRGSGDNNLLVLCFGEMLIDFVPTVGEVSLADAPAFDKAPGGAPANVAVGISKLGGSSAFIGKVGDDEFGRMLADILKQNNVDNSGMRFDQNARTGLAFVTLRADGEREFLFFRHPSADMLFRESELDVGLVEKAAIFHYGSISLIEEPCRSTHIAAMKIAKRSGSLLSYDPNLRLPLWPSAEFARTEIMSIWDQADIIKISEEEITFLTGGDDHNDDNVVLEKLFHPNLKLLLVTEGSEGCRYFTKDFKGRVGGVTVKPVDTTGAGDAFVGGLLYCLASDLNLYKDEKRLREALYFANVCGAITVTERGAIPALPTKEAVLEFQAQGAS from the exons atgAAGCGTGAGGTAAGAACATGGCAAGAACACCTGGCTCGTATAAACGAGACTTCGCGCTTTGCTGCTCTGTGCTTCGACAATACCGCTGTCTCCATCCATTTGATTCATCGTCAAACTTGGAACGATCCTTCAACATCGGAACCACCCATTTCCTCTCATCCCATCCTTTTCTTCCTCCTGCAACATCTGAGAGATAGGCTACGGAATCGTCTTCTGCGTAGCCGTAATTTGCAGCCCTGTCCATGTCTCTGCGACATCTGAGAGATGGCCACGGGTCCGAGCTcaaatttgtttctttgctGTACTGAGTTCATGGATTTCTTCACTG GCAATGATGCCAAGAGAGGGTCTGGAGATAACAATTTACTCGTCCTATGCTTCGGTGAAATGTTGATCGACTTCGTTCCAACAGTTGGTGAGGTTTCCCTGGCCGATGCACCTGCCTTTGATAAAGCTCCTGGCGGTGCTCCAGCTAATGTGGCTGTTGGCATATCAAAGCTAGGCGGCTCTTCAGCTTTTATCGGAAAG GTTGGTGATGATGAGTTTGGGCGCATGCTGGCTGACATCTTGAAGCAAAACAATGTCGACAATTCCGGAATGCGTTTTGACCAGAATGCAAGAACCGGATTGGCTTTTGTAACACTGAGAGCAGATGGAGAGCGTGAATTCTTGTTTTTCCGTCATCCGAGTGCTGATATGCTTTTCCGTGAATCAGAACTtgacgtaggccttgttgagaAG GCAGCGATATTTCACTATGGTTCTATTAGTTTGATTGAGGAGCCATGCCGGTCAACTCATATTGCTGCGATGAAAATTGCCAAAAGGTCAGGTAGCCTACTCTCTTATGACCCAAATTTGAGATTGCCCCTATGGCCATCAGCAGAGTTTGCTCGCACAGAGATAATGAGCATATGGGACCAAGCTGATATAATTAAG ATAAGTGAAGAAGAAATTACATTCCTGACAGGAGGCGATgatcataatgatgataatgtgGTGTTAGAGAAGCTCTTTCATCCTAATCTTAAGCTTCTTTTGGTAACTGAAGGCTCTGAGGGCTGCAGATATTTCACTAAG GACTTCAAAGGCAGAGTGGGTGGTGTCACGGTTAAGCCTGTGGACACAACTGGTGCAGGAGATGCATTTGTAGGTGGATTGCTGTACTGCTTAGCTTCTGACCTCAACCTATACAAG GATGAGAAGAGATTGAGAGAAGCTCTATACTTTGCAAATGTCTGTGGTGCCATCACCGTGACGGAAAGAGGAGCGATTCCTGCACTACCGACGAAAGAGGCTGTTCTGGAATTCCAAGCTCAAGGCGCTTCGTGA
- the LOC115744032 gene encoding trihelix transcription factor ASIL2-like gives MNGAEGDPVSSSSMADPYRSKRLKRTSRGRTIPNRSNPVTRRDVRTLDSGGGGFSDDGDEGNYGVHQNASYGYDYRNGHGSFGGSGSGAQGYVRKRGQENLVPAHDYEAGFPNRAPFWSDFAKFTLLEVWGERFLQLGRKSVRSEDWSEIAEKVSEWARMEYTEVDCRQQLDALKKKYKKERAKMERTGATPSWMHFRKMDMLMGMNMEDSGLACGVDSGEFCFADTMVYLDKSNAFDEMRDSPGESESESEMDEDEEEDDDMPPPRKEDGGEGMRALADSIERFGELYEKMESNKREQMMELQKMRADFQRELELQKMEILERAQVEIAKIQEGGGMDDGDEDGDDICSE, from the coding sequence ATGAACGGTGCAGAGGGTGATCCCGTGAGCTCGTCGTCCATGGCGGATCCCTACCGTAGCAAGCGCCTCAAAAGAACCTCTCGCGGCCGAACAATTCCCAACCGGTCCAACCCTGTCACCAGGCGCGACGTGCGGACCCTcgacagcggcggcggcgggttcAGCGATGACGGCGACGAAGGAAACTACGGTGTCCACCAAAACGCTAGTTACGGCTATGATTATCGAAATGGTCACGGGAGCTTTGGCGGTAGCGGTAGTGGCGCGCAGGGATATGTGAGGAAGCGCGGACAGGAGAATTTGGTCCCTGCGCATGATTATGAGGCGGGGTTTCCGAACCGAGCTCCGTTCTGGAGCGACTTCGCCAAGTTCACGTTGCTGGAAGTGTGGGGAGAGAGGTTTTTGCAGTTGGGTCGGAAAAGCGTGAGGTCCGAGGATTGGAGCGAGATTGCTGAGAAAGTGTCCGAGTGGGCGCGGATGGAATATACCGAGGTAGATTGTAGGCAGCAGCTAGACGCTTTGAAGAAGAAGTACAAGAAAGAGAGAGCCAAGATGGAGCGAACAGGAGCTACTCCGAGCTGGATGCACTTCAGGAAGATGGATATGCTAATGGGTATGAACATGGAAGATAGTGGGTTGGCTTGCGGTGTGGATTCGGGAGAGTTTTGCTTTGCAGATACCATGGTTTATCTGGATAAGTCGAATGCGTTTGATGAGATGAGGGATAGCCCGGGCGAGTCGGAGTCGGAGTCGGAGatggatgaagatgaggaagaggatGATGATATGCCTCCACCGAGGAAGGAAGATGGAGGAGAGGGGATGAGGGCTTTGGCAGATTCGATAGAGAGGTTTGGAGAGTTATATGAGAAGATGGAGTCTAATAAGAGGGAACAGATGATGGAGTTGCAGAAGATGCGGGCAGATTTTCAGCGGGAGCTAGAGTTGCAGAAGATGGAGATTTTGGAGAGAGCACAGGTTGAGATTGCAAAAATACAGGAAGGAGGGGGCATGGACGATGGTGACGAAGATGGTGACGACATCTGCAGCGAATAG